In Actinoplanes sp. NBC_00393, a single genomic region encodes these proteins:
- a CDS encoding MerR family transcriptional regulator, with translation MGWSTRELAELAGTTVNTIRHYHRLGLLGEPGRKHNGYKQYEVPDLVRLLRIRRLAELGVPLARIGELGTDGGAPDVLQQVDAALEADIERLTRARSDIAAILRDRTPADAPAGFQSVVSRLSEADQSLIHIYRQLYDEDAMEDLRRMVEADTGAVSADVDNLPADADEETRQNLAEKLAPTIAQFLTEYPWLSDPAAHLSKSKQVTQQTFVDAVRELYNPAQLDVLGRASILAHEQLAADDRR, from the coding sequence GTGGGCTGGAGCACCCGCGAACTCGCGGAGCTCGCCGGCACGACAGTCAACACCATCCGGCACTACCACCGGCTCGGCCTGCTCGGCGAGCCCGGGCGCAAGCACAACGGATACAAGCAGTACGAGGTGCCTGACCTGGTCCGCCTGCTGCGCATCCGGCGGCTCGCCGAACTCGGCGTGCCGCTCGCCCGGATCGGCGAACTCGGTACGGACGGCGGCGCACCCGACGTCCTGCAGCAGGTCGACGCGGCGCTCGAGGCGGACATCGAACGGCTGACGCGGGCACGCTCCGACATCGCGGCCATCCTGCGCGACCGTACGCCCGCCGACGCGCCCGCAGGTTTCCAGTCAGTGGTGTCCCGGCTGTCCGAGGCCGACCAGTCGCTGATCCACATCTACCGGCAGCTGTACGACGAGGACGCGATGGAAGATCTGCGGCGCATGGTGGAAGCTGACACCGGCGCGGTCAGCGCGGACGTCGACAACCTGCCGGCCGACGCGGACGAGGAGACCCGGCAGAACCTCGCCGAGAAACTCGCCCCGACCATCGCGCAGTTCCTGACCGAGTACCCGTGGCTGAGCGATCCGGCGGCCCACCTGTCCAAGAGCAAGCAGGTCACGCAGCAGACGTTCGTGGACGCGGTGCGCGAGCTCTACAACCCGGCGCAGCTCGACGTGCTGGGCCGCGCCAGCATTCTCGCCCACGAACAACTGGCCGCCGACGACCGGCGTTGA